The region AGAAGTCGATTCATACGCCCGCGCTGGGCAAAATGCTGGTCGATGACGACATCTTCTACAAGACCCATTCCTTGCGCCATGCTCACCGTCGAGCGCGTCGCCGTATCGGCCGAATCACCGCTGACGATCATCGTGCTTGCCATCGCCGACGCCCCTGCGCTCGTTCCTGCGACGATCGTACCGCCGTGAAAGGCGCGCAAAATACTGCGGTCAGCCTCGCTCCCGCCCAAGATACTCGTCAGCCTCAGCTGATCGCCGCCCGTTAAGAATATCCCGCTGGAATGACAAATCGCACGCGACACCTCTTCCGATGATGCCTCCTCTCTCGTATCGGCGAACAGCACGCGCACCTCGCCCGCACCGAGTTTTTCGAAGATCGCGCGATACTCCTCGCCCACC is a window of Selenomonadales bacterium DNA encoding:
- a CDS encoding cyanophycinase, producing VGEEYRAIFEKLGAGEVRVLFADTREEASSEEVSRAICHSSGIFLTGGDQLRLTSILGGSEADRSILRAFHGGTIVAGTSAGASAMASTMIVSGDSADTATRSTVSMAQGMGLVEDVVIDQHFAQRGRMNRLLASVAQNPHLLGIGIDEDTAILVTPDGRCEVIGSQSVTVLDGRHVHQTNVSDSSSREPLAITNLTMHILPEGYGYDLTLHRPYRTEEQEATVCGSYR